A section of the Enterococcus montenegrensis genome encodes:
- a CDS encoding ATP-binding protein, which translates to MKFKQPFHKVYHNLLLTTENEVWAYFTCPSDYVIGQNKEIQEKHKQKWNQFLQSLRRFEDFELFLNPHSYNLSERLAAFSENFDEQAKSMGDSLVDRTLSELENQLRVLTTEKFYIGVKLSSLSSATTVKGKAMEVVDYYAGKLLSLNYYHLTVDEDFLKRYRSIESEIFQLVGTVNGRRLTEQEVLQACRYPYVRGMKTSFDLDFVENSNYSLTDTILDPTEEQGLLKLRSSEGTSYIALLPIHKFAPNLAFNHIAEVVQSLPFPVEFRLKGHFEPLKGGRGLKGKSSRAAKRLKNSAKETVSMGDSEMKSSRFNRYALTDLNNKIDLRVPVIKWLGLFGVFGQTPEECRSRIRTVISLCQSRNVEIVKGLADQVFLFHQFLAGNKLGSEKNWLHYTTVEGISEMLLSVENRIGDNVGIPIGMVSELKNTRNLTPKEVAKTSRKPIFFNPSIGNQNDIADKKANSPHIAITGPTGNGKSYLAKFIFFLSVLMNGKGLYVDPKSEFFDWIMEVINHPLYQEKYPDTCAFIQQHFHQVRLDPNKTSNKGVLDPFCFIPNRVAAKDMAQDLFEELYDFTSAREKKSRLAMLEGIETVLKRRDQGERIGLLHVVDFMLESPHEEVRDTASLIKKSVQGSILELAFSYGENEGLNLTNKVTILEVLGLEMPRAETLSNDYSATQRKSVMLMMSIGKFCELFGLRDREESTVVLFDESWIFNSSKNGRAIIKSMRRVGRSFNNTLIIVTQSVKDTAEEDDTGNFGRIFAYDDKDEREDILRHLGLEITNENIEWLKNLPKYHCLYLDLRGRVGKMLVYCPYEEIHQMLQTVKKNTSADVETTFST; encoded by the coding sequence ATGAAGTTTAAACAGCCATTTCATAAGGTTTATCATAATTTATTGCTTACTACAGAAAATGAAGTTTGGGCATATTTTACTTGTCCTAGCGACTATGTTATTGGTCAAAATAAAGAAATTCAAGAAAAGCATAAACAAAAATGGAATCAATTTTTACAAAGCTTACGCCGTTTTGAGGACTTTGAACTATTTCTAAATCCGCATTCTTACAATCTTAGTGAGCGGCTAGCAGCTTTCTCCGAAAATTTTGATGAACAAGCAAAATCAATGGGCGATAGTTTAGTTGATCGAACACTTTCCGAATTAGAAAATCAACTTCGAGTTCTCACAACGGAAAAATTTTATATTGGGGTTAAACTTTCTAGTTTATCTTCTGCAACAACTGTAAAAGGAAAAGCGATGGAAGTCGTTGACTATTACGCAGGAAAGTTATTATCCTTGAACTACTATCACCTAACTGTTGATGAAGATTTTTTAAAACGATACCGTTCAATAGAATCAGAAATTTTTCAACTTGTTGGAACGGTTAATGGGCGTAGACTTACTGAACAAGAAGTGCTACAAGCCTGCCGTTATCCCTATGTACGTGGAATGAAGACTTCCTTTGATCTTGATTTTGTTGAAAATAGCAACTATTCATTAACAGATACTATTCTTGATCCTACAGAAGAACAAGGCTTATTAAAGTTAAGAAGCTCAGAAGGAACTAGCTACATTGCTCTGCTTCCTATTCATAAATTCGCCCCCAACTTGGCATTCAATCATATAGCAGAAGTGGTGCAAAGTCTCCCCTTTCCAGTAGAATTCCGACTCAAAGGGCATTTTGAACCCTTAAAAGGTGGTAGAGGATTAAAAGGAAAGTCTTCTCGTGCTGCCAAGCGATTAAAAAATAGTGCAAAAGAAACGGTTTCTATGGGCGATTCCGAAATGAAATCCAGTCGCTTTAATCGTTATGCTTTGACCGACTTAAACAATAAAATAGACTTAAGAGTCCCTGTCATTAAATGGCTGGGACTTTTTGGTGTCTTTGGACAAACACCAGAGGAATGTCGTAGTCGGATTCGTACCGTCATTTCTTTATGCCAATCTCGAAATGTTGAAATAGTCAAAGGCTTAGCCGATCAAGTATTTCTCTTCCATCAATTTTTAGCTGGTAACAAACTAGGTTCTGAAAAAAATTGGCTTCACTACACCACAGTTGAAGGAATTAGTGAAATGTTATTGAGTGTTGAAAATCGGATTGGTGATAACGTAGGAATTCCTATTGGTATGGTCTCGGAATTGAAAAACACTCGAAACTTAACACCAAAAGAAGTGGCAAAAACGAGTCGAAAACCCATTTTCTTTAATCCATCTATTGGGAACCAAAATGATATCGCTGATAAAAAAGCCAATAGCCCGCACATTGCCATCACTGGACCCACTGGAAACGGAAAATCCTACTTGGCAAAGTTTATTTTCTTCCTTTCAGTTTTAATGAATGGAAAAGGATTGTACGTTGATCCTAAATCTGAGTTCTTCGATTGGATTATGGAGGTTATCAATCATCCACTTTATCAAGAAAAGTATCCCGACACTTGTGCTTTCATTCAACAGCACTTCCACCAAGTGAGACTTGATCCAAATAAAACCAGTAACAAAGGCGTTCTTGATCCCTTCTGTTTTATTCCTAATCGAGTAGCTGCAAAAGACATGGCGCAAGACTTATTTGAAGAGCTTTATGATTTTACTAGTGCTAGAGAGAAAAAATCAAGATTGGCAATGCTAGAAGGAATCGAAACTGTATTAAAAAGAAGAGATCAAGGTGAACGAATAGGCTTACTTCATGTAGTTGACTTCATGCTGGAAAGTCCACATGAGGAGGTACGAGATACAGCCAGCTTAATCAAGAAATCAGTACAAGGTTCTATTTTAGAATTAGCTTTTAGTTATGGCGAAAATGAAGGACTAAATCTTACGAATAAGGTGACTATCTTAGAAGTTTTGGGGTTAGAAATGCCTCGTGCAGAAACACTTAGCAATGATTACAGTGCTACCCAAAGAAAATCGGTCATGTTGATGATGTCTATTGGAAAATTCTGTGAACTTTTCGGCTTACGTGACCGAGAGGAAAGCACTGTTGTTCTATTTGATGAAAGTTGGATTTTTAATTCTTCTAAAAACGGTCGTGCGATTATCAAATCCATGCGCAGAGTTGGTCGAAGTTTTAACAATACCCTGATTATTGTCACTCAATCTGTTAAAGATACAGCCGAAGAAGATGATACAGGAAACTTTGGACGAATTTTTGCATACGATGACAAAGATGAACGAGAAGATATTCTTCGTCATTTAGGATTAGAAATCACTAATGAGAATATTGAGTGGTTAAAAAATCTACCAAAATATCATTGCCTTTATTTAGATTTACGAGGACGTGTTGGCAAAATGCTTGTCTACTGTCCTTATGAAGAAATCCATCAAATGCTGCAAACGGTCAAAAAAAATACAAGTGCAGATGTGGAAACGACCTTTAGCACTTAG